CCCGTGCGAGCGCCCTCGGGGGAAAGCGACACGCCGGTCCCCGGGGCCCTGGTCCGGGGCGTGGTCGACGGGGGCGCGGCCGAGGAAGCGGGCCTGAGATCCCGCGACGTCATCCTCGGGATCGACGGGGTCGCGATCGCCTCGCCG
The Terriglobia bacterium genome window above contains:
- a CDS encoding PDZ domain-containing protein; the protein is MLRPRALFLAVLVVAASQAVGHATENPDARPQGWLGAALVPVRAPSGESDTPVPGALVRGVVDGGAAEEAGLRSRDVILGIDGVAIASP